GGCGAACGTCACGCAGAAGGTGCGCGTGGTCGATCCGCAAACCGTCGTGCTCGAAACCGACCGCAAGTACGCGCCGAGCTTCGTGCTCAACGTGCTGAGCGCGTGCCCGGCCTCGGTCTTCGACAAGAAGCTGCTGCTGTCGCACCAGCAAGGCAACGATTTCGGCAGCGGCTGGCTGCGCACCAACGACGCGGGCTCGGGCCCGTACCAGCTCGTCAAGTGGACGCCGAACGAAACCATCGTGCTGCAGCGCTTCGACAAATACCGCACGCCGTATCCGATGAAGCGCGTGGTGCTGCGCCACGTGCCCGAAGCGTCCGCGCAACGGCTGCTGCTGGAGAACGGCGACGCCGACGCCGCGCGCAACCTGAGCCCCGACAGCCTCGCCGCGCTGTCGAAGGCCGGCAAGATCAAGGTCGCGTCGTGGCCGGTGTCGGCGCTGCTGTACCTGAGCCTGAACACGAAGAACCCGAATCTCGCGAAGCCCGAGGTGCAGCAGGCGATGAAATGGCTCGTCGACTACGACGGCATCCAGCGCAACATCGTCAGCACCACCTACAAGGTGCATCAGACCTTCCTGCCCGAAGGCTTCCTCGGCGCGTCGAACGCGCGGCCGTACAAGCAGGACGTCGCGAAGGCGAAGGCGCTGCTCGCGAAGGCCGGCCTGCCGAACGGTTTCGACGTGACGATGGACATGCCGAACGACTATCCGTACCTCGAGATCGCGCAGGCGCTGCAGGCGAACTTCGCGCAGGGCGGCATCCGCGTAAAGCTGATCCCGGGCGACGCGAAGCAGGCGATCGGCAAGTACCGCGCCCGCCAGCACGACATCTTCGTCGGCGAATGGTCGCCCGACTA
This is a stretch of genomic DNA from Burkholderia cenocepacia. It encodes these proteins:
- a CDS encoding ABC transporter substrate-binding protein gives rise to the protein MKHLLSRLFVSAALVALVPALPAQAATPPGIFVVATQLGEFTTLDPSGIYELVPSEYVANTYERLVRVDLKDPTRFDGQIAQSWTVGADGVTYTFKLRPGLTFHSGNPVTADDVAWSLQRTILLDKGPAGVLADLGLTKANVTQKVRVVDPQTVVLETDRKYAPSFVLNVLSACPASVFDKKLLLSHQQGNDFGSGWLRTNDAGSGPYQLVKWTPNETIVLQRFDKYRTPYPMKRVVLRHVPEASAQRLLLENGDADAARNLSPDSLAALSKAGKIKVASWPVSALLYLSLNTKNPNLAKPEVQQAMKWLVDYDGIQRNIVSTTYKVHQTFLPEGFLGASNARPYKQDVAKAKALLAKAGLPNGFDVTMDMPNDYPYLEIAQALQANFAQGGIRVKLIPGDAKQAIGKYRARQHDIFVGEWSPDYMDPNSNARGFAWNPDNSDQSPTKMLAWRNSWDIPQLTKDTEAALVEPSPAKRAQRYEALQKAVLANSPFIIMFDKVVQVATRPGATGPEIGPINDLVSYRTLAK